One window of the Salvia splendens isolate huo1 chromosome 1, SspV2, whole genome shotgun sequence genome contains the following:
- the LOC121809330 gene encoding UDP-glucuronate 4-epimerase 3-like has protein sequence MKHIDCAPSTPGKFKIEKSPYNRLRLHSYLAKLTFWSLVFLGLIYLFFYRSPSSSPHTTSDPSRRSLRSSFYRDANFKKTVRASAKIRSRNGISVLVTGAAGFVGTHVSAALKRRGDGVVGLDNFNHYYDPSLKKARQALLERTGVYIVEGDINDASLLKKLFEIVPFTHVMHLAAQAGVRYAMENPSSYVHSNIAGLVSLLEVCKEANPQPSIVWASSSSVYGLNTKVPFSERDRTDQPASLYAATKKAGEEIAHTYNHIYGLSLTGLRFFTVYGPWGRPDMAYFFFTRDMLKGKSIPIFEGANHGTVARDFTYIDDIVKGCLAALDTAEKSTGSGGKKKGPAQLRVYNLGNTSPVPVSDLVSILERLLKVKAKRLVMKLPRNGDVQFTHANISLALRELGYKPTTDLQTGLKKFARWYLSYYGSGKKSAQ, from the coding sequence ATGAAGCACATTGACTGCGCCCCATCAACCCCGGGAAAGTTCAAGATCGAGAAATCACCCTACAATAGGCTGCGGCTGCATTCGTATCTAGCTAAGCTCACTTTCTGGTCGCTTGTGTTTCTCGGATTGATCTATCTCTTCTTTTACAGATCACCATCTTCATCACCCCACACTACCTCAGATCCTTCTAGAAGGTCGCTTAGGTCCAGTTTCTATCGAGATGCTAACTTTAAGAAAACAGTCAGGGCCTCAGCTAAGATTAGGTCCAGAAATGGGATTTCTGTTTTAGTGACCGGCGCCGCCGGTTTTGTCGGCACACACGTCTCCGCCGCCCTCAAGCGGCGGGGCGATGGCGTCGTCGGCCTTGATAATTTCAATCATTACTATGATCCCTCGCTCAAGAAGGCGAGGCAGGCTCTGTTGGAGCGCACAGGGGTGTATATTGTTGAGGGAGATATCAATGATGCTTCTCTGTTGAAGAAGCTTTTTGAAATCGTGCCTTTTACTCATGTTATGCATCTGGCAGCGCAGGCCGGAGTTCGTTATGCTATGGAGAATCCGAGCTCTTATGTTCATAGCAACATTGCTGGATTAGTCAGCTTGCTTGAGGTTTGCAAGGAAGCAAACCCTCAGCCTTCGATTGTGTGGGCTTCGAGTAGCTCTGTGTATGGATTGAACACCAAGGTGCCGTTTTCGGAGAGGGATAGGACTGATCAGCCTGCGAGTTTGTATGCTGCAACTAAGAAGGCTGGTGAGGAGATTGCACATACTTACAATCACATCTACGGGCTTTCCCTCACCGGATTGAGGTTCTTCACGGTTTATGGGCCGTGGGGTAGGCCTGATATGGCGTATTTCTTCTTCACTAGGGATATGTTGAAAGGGAAGTCGATTCCCATCTTTGAGGGTGCTAATCATGGGACTGTGGCTAGGGATTTCACCTACATTGATGATATTGTAAAGGGGTGTTTGGCTGCATTGGATACTGCTGAGAAGAGCACAGGCAGTGGTGGGAAGAAGAAGGGGCCGGCTCAGCTGCGGGTGTACAATCTGGGGAACACTTCGCCTGTGCCTGTATCAGATCTTGTGAGCATCTTGGAGAGATTGCTCAAGGTGAAGGCGAAGAGGTTGGTTATGAAGCTGCCTAGGAATGGGGATGTGCAGTTTACACATGCCAATATAAGTTTGGCGCTGAGGGAGCTCGGGTATAAGCCCACGACAGATCTGCAGACAGGGCTGAAGAAGTTTGCGCGGTGGTACCTCAGTTACTATGGGAGTGGCAAGAAGAGCGCGCAATGA
- the LOC121757750 gene encoding uncharacterized protein LOC121757750: FLRNNRFVQIFLQTSLEKLKQDREPETHFIFTDSDISVIGDLDDIFSDYHDFDLALTFRNNKDQLLNSGFIAVRGTADGIQKGVAFLQEVLEVYSSKFMRASRMLEDQLALAWVVKSEPNFNMKRFSRREAFQDMIGGASVLFLPCLLYNWTPPEGAGQFHGMHLGVKVVHFKGSRKRLMLEAWNYYLSSRHNLPDMLCIILRSGRAKYDF; the protein is encoded by the exons TTTCTTAGAAATAATAGATTTGTGCAGATATTTCTACAAACAAGTCTTGAGAAGCTGAAACAGGACCGGGAACCAGAAACTCATTTCATTTTCACGGATTCTGATATTTCAGTAATAGGAGACCTTGATGATATATTTTCTGACTATCATGATTTTGATCTGGCTCTTACCTTCCGCAACAACAAAGATCAACTTCTAAATTCAGGATTCATTGCCGTAAGGGGCACTGCTGATGGAATTCAAAA GGGCGTGGCGTTCTTACAAGAAGTACTAGAAGTTTACAGTTCAAAATTTATGCGAGCTTCTCGAATGCTTGAAGACCAATTAGCTCTTGCATGGGTTGTTAAATCTGAACCCAACTTTAACATGAAAAGGTTCTCTAGAAGAGAGGCTTTCCAAGACATGATTGGTGGTGCTTCGGTGCTTTTCCTACCGTGCTTGCTTTATAATTGGACACCACCAGAGGGTGCAGGCCAATTTCATGGAATGCATTTGGGTGTGAAG GTAGTCCATTTTAAAGGATCAAGAAAACGACTGATGCTCGAGGCCTGGAACTACTACCTGTCGTCTCGTCATAACCTCCCTGATATGCTATGCATCATCTTGAGAAGTGGAAGAGCAAAATATGACTTCTGA
- the LOC121794295 gene encoding 40S ribosomal protein S13, with protein sequence MGRMHSRGKGISASALPYKRTPPSWLKISSQDVEENICKFAKKGLTPSQIGVILRDSHGIAQVKSVTGSKILRILKGHGLAPEIPEDLYHLIKKAVAIRKHLERNRKDKDSKFRLILVESRIHRLARYYKKTKKLPPVWKYESTTASTLVA encoded by the exons ATGGGTCGTATGCACAGCAGAGG TAAGGGTATTTCAGCGTCGGCACTTCCGTACAAGAGGACGCCCCCGAGCTGGCTCAAAATCTCATCCCAGGAT GTTGAAGAAAACATTTGTAAGTTTGCCAAAAAGGGCTTGACACCATCCCAGATCGGTGTTATTCTTCGTGATTCTCATGGCATTGCCCAGGTGAAGAGTGTCACTGGGAGCAAGATCTTGAGGATCCTCAAGGGCCATG GGCTTGCTCCTGAGATTCCTGAGGATTTGTACCACCTTATTAAGAAGGCTGTTGCCATCAGGAAGCATCTTGAGAGGAACAGGAAGGACAAAGATTCCAAGTTCAGGCTCATTCTCGTTGAGAGCAGAATCCACAGGCTTGCTCGCTATTATAAGAAGACCAAGAAGCTTCCACCTGTCTGGAAGTA CGAGTCTACCACCGCCAGCACTCTTGTGGCCTAG
- the LOC121794302 gene encoding uncharacterized protein LOC121794302 yields MCGIARFMSLILQSLYRCIWSSNWFVYDSVQGSSSASTMQSDREKVREESRAAGRQLDTFDNIGFHGSMFPSIFGGKDPFDDPFFSRPHGALFGSHKISSGNPGNVQPMSRSKGLVIEELDSDAEDEENDVRSPSWENNNPLVEHPDDQDDDYGKSPRKQRDVSSSANQIKVEPEKPRSHSVSFQKVTYGGINGSYYTATTSRRTGSDGVTWEESKQADRTTGQAAHKVSRGIHDKGHSVTRKLGSDGKVESVQTLQNLNEDELDSFEKAWGGNHFRGRNDSFDFPNISGMHSNRLGPLAAWGSLSDPLRELSHTNRLRSFNQEQPTRGRPKKVVTINIE; encoded by the exons ATGTGTGGGATTGCTAGGTTTATGTCTTTAATTTTGCAGTCTCTGTACCGATGCATTTGGAGCTCAAACTGGTTTGTTTATGATTCCGTTCAA GGAAGTTCAAGTGCAAGCACAATGCAAAGTGACAGAGAAAAAGTGAGAGAGGAGTCCAGAGCTGCTGGTAGGCAGCTCGACACTTTTGATAACATTGGTTTCCATGGAAGCATGTTTCCCAGCATATTTGGAGGGAAGGATCCTTTCGATGATCCATTCTTTTCTCGTCCCCATGGGGCCTTGTTTGGCTCGCACAAGATAAGCTCCGGTAATCCTGGTAACGTGCAGCCTATGAGCAGATCAAAAGGACTAGTGATAGAAGAGCTGGATAGTGATGCTGAAGATGAGGAGAATGATGTTCGTAGTCCCTCTTGGGAAAATAACAATCCACTTGTTGAGCATCCGGATGATCAGGATGATG ATTATGGAAAGAGTCCCAGAAAACAAAGGGACGTGTCTTCCAGTGCAAATCAGATCAAAGTGGAACCAGAGAAACCACGGTCTCACAGTGTAAGCTTCCAGAAGGTGACATATGGTGGGATCAACGGATCATATTATACAGCAACAACTTCTCGTAGGACGGGAAGCGATGGA GTGACGTGGGAAGAGAGCAAGCAGGCTGATCGAACGACAGGTCAAGCAGCTCACAAGGTCTCCAGAGGAATTCATGATAAG GGGCATTCAGTCACAAGGAAGCTTGGTTCGGATGGTAAAGTGGAAAGTGTGCAGACTCTACAAAACCTAAATGAAG ATGAACTTGACAGCTTTGAAAAAGCTTGGGGAGGCAATCACTTCCGTGGTAGGAATGATTCATTTGATTTTCCTAATATCTCAG GGATGCATAGCAATAGGCTTGGTCCATTGGCAGCCTGGGGAAGCTTATCCGATCCATTGCGAGAGCTGTCGCACACAAACAGACTCAGGAGCTTCAACCAGGAGCAACCCACGAGAGGAAGACCGAAAAAGGTGGTTACCATAAACATCGAATAA
- the LOC121794310 gene encoding probable protein S-acyltransferase 14 yields MHRSGAAMAWNVFKFCTALRGLGSIMILLVLGVVGVSYYAVVITNYGPGLAAGSLDSLIAFVVLTMFHSLLVMLLWSYFSVVFTDPGTVPPNWRPAADEERGDNDPLTASEFPPDTENGRIRFCRKCNQLKPPRCHHCSVCGRCVLKMDHHCVWVVNCVGALNYKNFLLFLFYTFLETSLVTLSLLPHFIAFFSDGEIPGTPGTLATTFLAFVLNLAFALSVMGFLIMHISLVAANTTTIEAYEKKSSPKWRYDLGRKRNFEQVFGMDRKFWFIPGYSEEDLRRMPALHGLEYPSKPDLGAQEF; encoded by the exons ATGCATAGATCTGGTGCTGCGATGGCGTGGAACGTGTTCAAGTTCTGTACTGCGCTGCGGGGGCTCGGCTCGATCATGATTTTACTGGTTCTCGGCGTCGTCGGCGTCAGCTATTACGCGGTGGTGATCACTAATTACGGCCCTGGACTCGCTGCCGGCAGCCTCGATTCACTCATTGCTTTCGTCGTCCTCACGATGTTCCATTCTCTG TTGGTTATGCTGTTATGGAGTTATTTTTCGGTTGTCTTTACGGACCCAGGCACTGTGCCTCCAAATTGGCGGCCGGCAGCGGATGAAGAAAGGGGAGATAATGACCCATTGACTGCATCAGAATTTCCACCTGATACCGAAAATGGTAGAATTCGCTTTTGTAGAAAGTGCAACCAATTGAAGCCACCTCGCTGCCATCACTGCTCTGTTT GTGGGAGGTGTGTACTGAAGATGGACCATCATTGTGTTTGGGTTGTCAATTGTGTGGGGGCACTAAACTACAAAAATTTCCTCCTCTTCCTG TTCTACACATTCCTTGAGACCAGCCTTGTCACTTTATCATTACTCCCACACTTCATTGCATTCTTTAGTGATGGAGAGATCCCTGGAACTCCCGGAACTCTTGCAACCACTTTTCTTGCATTTG TCCTGAATTTGGCATTTGCATTGAGTGTGATGGGATTCCTGATTATGCACATTTCATTGGTGGCTGCCAACACCACAACTATTGAG GCTTATGAGAAAAAGTCTTCTCCAAAATGGCGTTATGATCTTGGGCGAAAAAGGAACTTCGAGCAG GTGTTTGGGATGGATAGGAAGTTCTGGTTTATACCTGGTTACTCTGAAGAAGATCTGAGACGAATGCCCGCTCTCCATGGCCTCGAATACCCTTCAAAGCCTGACCTAGGTGCCCAAGAATTCTGA